In Octopus sinensis linkage group LG15, ASM634580v1, whole genome shotgun sequence, the genomic stretch TATAGGAATTCAGTGGAAAAACTAAGGGAATCAAATTCCATTTTATGCTATTCTGGTTcatagttttaatattttgaaatcctACTGAAATCAGGTCAGGATTTCATTTGTTGTAGATTGAGAGTAACAGGACAACATTTTGCAAATGGAGTCAGAgtggtttcttttttaaattttaatttaacttttaataGTGACTAGCTTAAAAGTCGCACTCCATGCAGACTTTTAAAGCTAGCTCCAGcggagggctaattgggcctCAGCCCAAAACCAACGAGACCTAAttagcatgactataatacatGTATAATGACTAAATGCCCCATTGGTGTTTGTTCAGAGAttaaggacggatgagaattaattctgtaatggaaTCGTTCTATTGTTCCTGTCCCAAGTTAATTCCAATTGTTTGCCAacttgtcccaaagttcttatatTGACTTGAAATTAACGAACCAAATGTCATTTATCTCTCACTTGACCTCTAACATCATCTGACAAACGCCAACCAAGATGgcgtgaatcagccaagctttacctgctagaaatagcaacccaaatgcttttaaatcagatccccaTGCTGggtgttcaagaaccaaatgaaggacagattttcaatcccaggatcatcctgattccaaaaaggtataatatgtctatgcagAGCACAGGTAGACCAAGATACAGATGTCTTGGACGAACAGACAGAATTTcgtgtttattattatagaaatataatttctttgtttcgtatatttttttgttttcacaaatattttcgaatatacaaagaatatttaaaacCAAGAGCTGAACACTAGAGATATTTCATGAAAGCAGATTGgattttaaaaggaaataaaacctaacaaaaacaattattttttaaatgttcaaaAGGAATTCTATAAAACAGAAGGAAACAACCAAATAGATTTTGTTTCTGTAAAACGATGatacaaatattaaattattgaGAAGAGAGAATGTTATTGGCGGTATTAAAGAGAATGTTATTAAAAGCAACAAACTATGATACAATGAGAATGGACTATTTACCTGTTTTTGAACAGCTTTGGCAGATGTAATTGGAGGGCAATTGGTCATTTGACCATCCTTAGgtggggaaaaaataaataaaataaaatatactaaatCCAGCTTAACAAATGATattgaacacagaaaaaaaaatattttaatgtggaTTTGATTTTCATGAATTCTaaggaaatatttacatataacaaCATTCAGATTGTTTTTAATCTTTAAACATTTAGTGTCAAATTTCAATTTTTAGTCAACAGAATTCAAATACTGAGGTTTTATCACTTtaatacctctctctttctcaacaaTAGTCATGATATTTCTTCCCTTGCAAATGAATCCAGTTTGTTTCCCagctccttaacccttttgttaccgtatttattttgagatgctctgtgtttctttcaattaattctaaatacaacaaagaatttagtaaaataacttcattatcattaaccctttagtgttcacattattctgccaaaattaatacttctttattcacattgctttgaactaatcacgcattatcttgtagctttgagattttgatgaggtagctgttaatttttaaaacgacattgtagggttggcgtgagagaccagatctggccagtttgaacataaaacaggcagaatacatttggccggatatggccggtttaaatgctaaagggttaagctagtgttaggaacataaattgtgactaaggtttggtggaagattttaattcaaaacttatgaaaacaaaacatttgtactacagagccagagctggtttcagccgggttggttatgaaagggttaaaaagacaTCAATGATATCTCAAAGATGTTATTCAAACACTGTTTATAcattcttcagtttttttaatctcttttatagattCTTTAACCGGAACCTTTGTTGTTTCAAATTCTTTCTACTTACCTTTATTGAAACCAAAACAGACACCATTCATATCCATTGCAAACCTCTTTCAACATTCAACCAGGGACACACATAGTTGTgtagttaagaggtttgcttcacaaccaggtgattctaggttcaatcccactacatagcacctcGGGCAGCAAAGGGTCATCTGCCATAGTCTCAGCCGACCAATGTTTTAGAAGTAAAATTTGCCAGACCGACATCATGCAGAAGCTggtcgtgtgtgaatgtgtgtgtgtgtgtgtgtgtgtgtgttggcaatgTGTAGTCAAACAAAAGgataccttgtggtgtttagcCTGAGTTACCAAGGCAGATtgataaaacacaaaacaaaatcaagCAAAACTCTTAAagatagtgccccagtatgggcaCAAACTgacatcaataaaaacaaaagagcaaCTCCCTAATGCCAATGTTGTGTGATGCCCTTAATGTAAGAAgaggtttttgttttttacatattAAAAACAATCTAATTTAAGTTTCTTCAAAacataactgaaaaaaaattaaactagtTTATCAAAAGATAAATCTAAAATCTTTAGATatttgctaaaaatatttttttcattttccttgtttTCCAAAAATAGTCTAAATTTGAATAAGAGACACACAACTGTaagaattttatttcattgaaatgcTTCAGTTGTAGAAATATTTTAGAACAAGATTTTCTAATGAATGCTTTTTTTGTCAATTGTCAGATCCaggtttgcttttttttattcaatttgtaCAATTGCAAACTAAAGACCAGTTGCAATTACATAATTAACATAATTATGGGGATGGCTAATTAATGCTAGATCTGACATTCCTGACAATAAAGCAATCAAGTAATTTAGGAATGAAGAGGAAACGTGCTAAATGTTTCTATCAAAAGAAACCGAATTTGTCAACAAATTAAACTGGAGGTGTCACATGCAATTACTATGGCAACTGGCAAGTACATCTAAGTATAATATAAGcctccttataataataataataataatataataataataataataataatcctttctactaaaggtgcaaggtccgaaatttggggaaagggactagttgattacattgacctcagtgtttcactggtacttaatctattgaccacaaaaggatgaaaggcacagttgacctcagcagaatttgaactcaaaatgtaaagacagacagaatgctgctaagcattcctCTTAAATGATATTgaacacaaaaaataaatttttatgctaacaattctgccagcttactgacttaataataataataatcctttctactataggcacaaggcctgaaatttggaagaaggggtagttgattacatcgaccccagtatgccactggtacttaatttattgacccaggaacgatgaaaggctaagtcgacttcagcagaatttgaactcagaacgtagcggcagacgaaatacctatttctttactacccacgaggggctaaacacagagaggacaaataaggacaaacaagcagattaagtcgattatatcgaccccagtgcgtaactggtacttaatttatcgaccctgaaaggatgaaaggcaaagtcgacctcggcggaatttgaactcagaacctggcggcagacgaaatacctctaagcattttgcccagcatgcaaacgattctgccagttcgctgccttaaaataataataataacaataattgtttgcATCCTTGACACTTCATTACCACATTTTTTAATCACTTTCCAGACCCTCCTTctatatattctgtgttcaaatcttactgaggtcaactttgcctttctttccatGGGGATGAGTGTGTGGATAGATTAAAGTACAAGGGTAGATTTAACTGACTCTCTTCCCCAAATGCTAAGCTTTGTGCATATGTCATAGAATGTGGCTGTCTTCAACTAAGcaaagaagaattttaaaaggTGAGATGAACAGGTTTATAAAAATTTGGTTTTCTGAAAGAAAAACTAATTTTTTATGAATGAAAGTAATTTCTATGTAAATAGCAATTtcaatcattattaattttaatagaaTAAGGATTTGAAGATCGGAATTTCTAAATTATTACAGATGAAAGTCAACTCAAAACTAACCAGAAAGGATTTGGcttaataaaaatagaatgtattaattcaatacaaaagaTAGCAGTGAGATCTTTACAACCCCCTAAACAAGTGTCCCTTGCATTTCCAACTTATTTTACAAAGTTTGCCCTCAGAAATTGATAGAAGGTCGCTTGATGTATCACTCAAAATCAGCGTGTGAGCTTATTATtgttcattttcatatttatcaACAAGTGCGAAATAGCAGTTATTTCTTATATCTAGTTTATATTCCATGAATTTTGGGTAGAGAGTTAAGAGAAATAAAACATGACAAGACCAgctacagcaataataataataatttattctgacCTGGAGTGAAACTAAAATTGGTTCTCTATTTTGTCCACTGATCCATTCATCAGCTGTGAGGGAGGGAACACAACTGGCCGTTGGTGGGAAAATATCGTCTTGGAACTGGTCAGACTAGAATTCAAAGAGAAAGTCATAATGAAATGTTGATTAATGATATTCGAAATACAAGTTAACGATGAACAAATtacataaattaatgaaatacaaATTTCATTAGCTTCAAGAGAACAAATCACCCAATCAGAAAACATCGAAAACAAAAGACTTCACACAACTGAAGAAAATAGTGAAGATAAACTTTTGAAATTAATGCTAAATTTTTGATATTAAGAACCGTTGATGTCTTACATATAACACAACAGCTTAGATTTATAATGGACAAAAAAATGTAATTGTGTGTCATTCATACCTTtctcaaccactccgtgagtgtagtgggtgttttttacgtgccaccggcacaggggcgaGGGCAGCTGGCAAACatccacaatcagttggtgcttttacatgtcaacgacacggacaccagtcaggcggtgctggcatctgccatgttcagacggtgctttttacgtgtcaccggcatgggtgtcttaactacaatttccatttgaatttttattttgatgttgatgtacttgactcaataggtctcctcgaaaacagtgggtcactctacgatccaaggtaagcacagcaggccatcctgcgagccatgaactcacttcatctgtcgggtcttcgaagtcacagcatatctccagaggtctcggtctttcgccatagcctctgtgagactcagagtgcaaaggtcatgcttgaccacctcatgaTGAAATTAGCTCACTTCTCAAAAGTCTAAAACGGTTTTATCTTCTTttccacacaaatatattttggtaTTAATTTCTATTGTCAAGACTCAAATTGTTAATTTATAAAGAAATGTTAAACGAAGGCAGCAAAGTTGCAGAAGGTCACACGAAATTCCTCAAAATACTTTTATTCTtcagtattctgagttcaaacatcaAATGGACCAACAAAACAATACAAGTTATCAGTGTTGTTTATCCTCAGGCCAGACTAAATTGAATAGATTTACGATCAAAGATATTCCTTCTGTGATCATCTAAGTCTTTTTTCTGGGTACAGTGTATGTAGAACTACATTACCAAATGTGCCCTTCTGCCAACCAAATTGTCCAAGGTACTGCATGGTGGGATCCAATCCAGAACTTTTTGATCCCACAGACTATGCTGATAAATACAGGAGTACACAGGAGAATTTCTCATTTCTACTCCAAAAGGTctcaataaaaacaccagcatGCTCACCTTTATTCTTATCCTATAAACTCATTTACACAATGCAAAATGGAAGTCTAATctcatatctccatatatataaacggcaaaatgtctgtctgtgtgtgtgtgtgtcttttatacaaatccacaatttttcagttagagggctcacactttctatggacattcaaaactgtccaagggtggtcgtgcacatctttacatttccccagtcacccaacaaagccattaaaaaatcaatagaagtgacttttttgtgaattttctatccaaaacccaatcaaaatgcctgaaacttgatacgccaattgaatgccagctagctgtatgtgattggtaggagatttggacagtactcgcgtgtatgtgcgcacgcacgcagctgtatatgcatgcactagcactatgacccggtgttgccaggtcatagtgctagtttttaTTATAAACAAGCTATCCAGATTTGTTTTAaacatttcatttgtatttttatcGCAAGAAAACCTTCAGATCAACTGCAATCTAATTTCCATTGAAAAATCTTTCTAAATAATTCATTTTACTTTGGAATTGATTTCTTAACAACTAACCCAAGAAGCAATCAACTTTAATCACcaattaacaaaataaacacTGAAGCAGTAAGTAGCACAAAATAAAAACTCATCTTCTTCCAAACAGAGAGGTCAGAGATTCAAATCTTATCAaatacgtaggcgcaggagtggctttgtggtaagtagcttgtttaccaaccacatggttccgggttcagtcccactgcatggcaccttgggtaagtgtcttctactatagcctcgggtcgaccaaagccttgtgagtggatttggtagacggaaactggaagaagcccgtcgtatatatgtatatatatatatgcgtgtgtgtgtttgtgtggctgtgtttgtccccctagcattgcttgacagccgatgctggtgtgtttatgtccccgttacttagcggttcggcaaaagagaccaatagaataagtactgggcttacaaaagaacaagtcccggggtcgagttgctcgattaaaggcagtgctccagcatggccgcagtcaaatgactgaaacaagtaaaagataaaagataaaagatacttacTTTCCTAGGAACAATCATTGAAACTGGCTCCACCAGATCTTTGGCAGTGTGAAGTTTGTAAAACCGCACAATTTCACAGCGCTTAGCATCACAGCCACGCTTTGGCATTATTCCTGAAAGATTTGAAGTTGAATAGTTTCTCAGGTCGTTACTTAAAAGACCATAATTGCAAGCTTACTAATTACACTAACAGcaaaaaatacatgaaataaataagaattaatgTGAATAGTTACCTACCTAAACTTCTTTGTGGAGATGAAGACTGGAACTGATTGAGATAGTGGCAATAGGGGGCAGCACTTACTATTTCATAGTATCTAATATTACCATCACCCTGAGAGGAGGGAAAGACAAagacattgataaatatatacatacatgcatgcatatatatatatatatatatatataatttaaaaataggataaaatctttataagaatttatcaagtagttagcgtgaaaaacctcataagagaaaaaaaccatcaattttttccttttaaatgtattcatttttattttatagagggcattattacacataaataccTCACGGTAGGAGGGACTTTCAatgtcaaaactactaaaataaacatatCGTATCAAAAGCAAATCTTGaagcaaatcatttaaaaaaagaatgcagctaaattctttttttaaatgacttgctttgagaTTTGCTTCTAGTATGatatgtttattttagtagttttgactttgaatgtccctcctagcgtgaggcatttatgtgtaataagtatatatatatatatatatatatatatatatatatatatatatgtacatacaaattttttttttctttcagaattgGTTCTTACCTTGCCAGCAAGGAAAATCACTTTACTATCATGATCataaaatggaaacagaattccACTGGAGAAATCCACTACTTCAGTTTTTAAAGATTTGGTCATGTTTCtctgaaaataagcaaaataaattatcatcaaGATATAAAGactaacaagaaaaaaatatatatatcaatggagaAAATGTAAActctaaaatctgaaaccaagGAAATGATAATTGCAGTTCTTGAAACATCAAGACTCTAGCCAAAGAGTTAGTTCCATAGGGAATCATAATtccagcaaaataaaaaaaaatgtttaaaagacAAGGAAAATGGTAACattttttagtaaaataacatgaaAGCATGAAAAGTCTTCagatatgaaattaatgaagattATATACACCATAGCTCAATTCTGCAATTGGTCCAGACAGATCCAATGCTTTTAATCAATTTCTTTAACTATTATAATTTACCATTTCTTATTTAATATGAAGAAATGAAATACCAAGTCAGCTCATAAAGAATTCAATTGGAAGCGTAAGACACAAATCTAAGACAAATCTAAGACACAAAAGTGTAAGACACAAATCTAAGACAGaagataaaaatttgaaatagatttTCTTACCACATCCCAGATAGCATATTGGCGCTCACTAGATCTTGAGAAACCTGTTGTGAAGATCCGGTTTGTGTCTCCAAGAAAAACAGATTTGGAGGCTTTAACACCTTGATGGCCAGTTCCGTCCTAAAATAGTTTCTTAAAATAAACTTATTTTGCAAAAATACTTCAtctatttttaatgtatatttcattaagttaataaagttaaaattcggagagagaataaaatacatttgcatataacTGCAAGGTACCAtcaaaacagaaatttaaaaaaaaaatttttttttctatagtaacatttaattaaattaagaaacaaaatattaatttgcaTGCTTTTTGTACTTTATATCactatttgttatattttatattttatatcatattttttattttatattttatatttcatatattttagattttatattatatttttttctatagtaacatttaattaaattaagaaacaaaatattaatttgcatgctttttgtgctttatatcaTAAAATACTTGCATTGACTGCATTAAATGTTCTGATAGAACAACATTTATAGAAAGTTTCAGCTTGTAAAATTTCATGGAAATTCATTCAGtgacaaaattataattttaaccctttagtgttcacattattctgccaaagttttatacaattcaaaatgaacaaatatcacaaaggtTGGCTTACGATGGCAACTTGGGCGGTTCTCGGATCGTGTACTCTGATCTTTCTATCCTTGCATGTGGTAGCAAAAAGACTACCTTCCCGGTTCCAAGTTATTGAGAACACAGTATCATTATGGCAGTTAATGATATTAAGAGGCTCAGCTTGCTCCACGTTCCACAGAATACactagaaaatataattatgaatattgaCACTTTCTTTACATGGGGAATACTTAAAAAACTGGAAACTGCTAGATTACAGCAAGTTATGATATTAGCTACTAAAATGCAAAAAGACCAAATTTATAGcagttaaaagagagagagaattacctTATGGTCCATTCCAGTACTGAGAATGATATTAGAAGCGGTCGGATGCCATTCAATGTTTGTAACCTTACGTTGATGACCATGAAGGTCAACTGCCCACTCAGTCAGGTTACTATGCATAGTGTTGGGAATCCGCCAAACTTTTACCTAAATCCAAATAATTAAGACAAATACCTGTGTAGAGATTTTTTGATATTGAAATGttgagtaaaagagcaaaacacaattttatgattaaataaaGTAGCAAGATTATCAGATGATGCAGATATATTCATAAAACAAACATTTGGCACCATTATCTATGGAATTATCTTCCATCTCTCAACGGACATTTCTTTGGAAACATTTAAGTACTTGGCTGCATTTGATACAAAATTCCATAAAACACTTAAAACTTGTTAAAAGTTTTCACCAATTCTTGGAAAttagaaaacatgaaaaaaacattccccaaaaaatcaaaaatttaacTAACATGTATGTTTTACAACTATCTTCAGTACATTAATTACAGTAATTGCAATTAGCATTATAATTATGAAGCTGTCATCTAATTATCCAGCTTTTGCCTGCTAAATCTTCAggaaaattaatgataaaatatatttgcaaaaaaaaaaaagaaagaaacatcatTTAAGTCCTTCTTCTATCCatttttagcatctattttctagGTTTCCTTATGTATTCTGATGCAACCTAACTCCAAAGTTCATCAATTTCTCATTAacacattaattatattttatcttcCTCTATACCAGAAACTAACCTTGACTGGTCAAACAAACATCACagtagtccaacaacagagggagaagcaATTTGTCAAATGAACATCTAGAAAACTTAGAACCATTATTTTACTCTATTTCTAAACAATTTCATTGAATAGaaaatattctttctcttctcGTTACTTACCGTGTTATCGTCAGCAGCTGAAGcaatgacattgtcatcaaatgGATTCCATTTGATATCCAAAACTGTTCCAGCATGACCAGTAACTTTGGGAGCATTGATATCAACACGACCAGTCTGCAAGAAAAATGgattttaaatagatttttaaaaagaggggaaagaaaagaaggaatgaaatttGACATTTCAGGTTGCTTttaattcaaaaaaatattttttaaacaaaaatcaaaattttcctTAGATTCAAGATAAAATCTTATCGTTGGCAACAAAGTTACTTCTATCTaacttgaaagaaaataaaacatcatcaaaaaagtatccatttcataattattaaaactagcagaaagaccgccctccaggtggttttctgctagccccttgacaatattttcacatttgattcccaattctaataatttttatattttacgtctaattatttctttgtataatagtgctcacaTGCTTAGTAAATACTGCTTTCATTactttatcacagtcataatctctctcttttaaacaaacatcacggtagtccaacaacagagggagaagcaatttgtcaagttttaccttcccctcaaagcaacatagagattaCAATTCAGCAGCCcttctgtaagctttgcagtgtgtgtgagagagagagagagagagagagtgtggggggggggagaacattgcaaacaatgaatgaaataaacatgaaatgaaaaaatcatataaataaaagggcattactacagatgCATATTCCCCCAACTTTGTTGCAacattcagaaaaatggatactttttaacaaaattttctggGGAAATTTTTTGGAGGGATTTCTCTGTGTGCCTTGGCTATGTGCTGTGCTTTGGTGTGATGCTCTtacttttactgtattgaaagtgttttacgtaggatgtgtgcggtgcctactagtgtaattttctgtatcttatatatacttgtaagtcttgctgcttttgttatgtattgtctacttttacttgtttcagtcatttgactgtggccatgctggagcgaatatttttttatcatacctaatgcacctattatagggattgtttctgttttcaggctCCACATTCAGGTTATccctatttccagatctttgtattttgagagtttcttcatttcttttagagatacattgtAATCTGTTGGTATTAATGCATcaattagaaggcatttttttttcttggtaatgTCTGACAACTACATCCAGTCTATTAGCTttgatttctctgtctgtgtattGGCATACACTAGTGGATGATGGCTTTGTcattttctggcgtgtgcctataccatcttttttctgttgtcattccatAGTGATGGCATAGCTTCCGGTGTATaaaggtcccaactctgtcatgtccgtgaatatattccttcttagccagagacaatatggtttattgcttcttgtccatctccacacattctgcagttatttgttatgtttcttttcattatatgtttttagtaatttccggtggggaggctttggtcttctgctgtaattaaaaatccttcagtctctactttgagtcctgagcttctcagccattgttgcgattttgctttgtctatttcttttctctttaatttatCCCAGTATTTGGCGTGTAAGAGCTTTACTTGCCATCGATTTACCATGGTGTTTTGTTGTTCCAGTTTTAGCTTCGATTTCGGTTGcgttacagcttttgttgtttcctctttttctctataGTTGTCAGGTACCATGACCTCTGGCTTGTATTTTTCtgcttccttaaccctttcgttaccaaaccgcccaaagccgcccgaaaaaaattttggttaatgtgaccaaaccgcccaaagccgcccgaatttacctattcatatttaaatgagaatatcagagcaaatctctttagtacattcgtgaaaacacatattatacttcgtaaacagttcaactacagttttgtacaataatcgaagtgtaattttaattccgtgaattttgagagatttttttccgaaatttgttcctattgtgttttcaaaatttgtaattctgacaaaaaatggatacgaatttcattatatcaagcagcgagtcagaattcgaaggattttctactgaagaccttcataaatctaactctatgactgaaaaaaaaaagcacgtggtatttgataatgaatctgatgtttcattttccgaaagtgaaaacagtgaatccgagatctccgacagcgataaagaaaatgaattggtacctgaatggagtgaaaatttaaaaactgtttctttcggtgatttttctgaagaaactggaccaagccacagactttcccagaagagtaaagccgtagactatttctttttacttttgcgaatgagcctatttgaaatcattacggcggaaacgaaccgttacgctaaatgtaaacaaagcgaaagaaaggatagttagtggtttcccacaaccttaaatgaaattaagactattttgccataaatattattatgggtatcagaaagttacccagaataacaaattctatcgtaaaattttgttgtatacccaattgaatattagctaataacccattttctatagcgatgtttgaacaaaattttaattttatattttgttgaatttacctgtatctacctgcaattagagtcactttgtgacaaaaattatagtatagaattggttgagaatatttcattaaattatcttccaaaaatcagattaatatattgataaataaaaaagttatagttgtttaatgaaaccagactaaatttatgattactttagaaattaattgaaacacataaggggtgtattttggtcagaaatatagtaacggtagaaagaaaatagttttttcttttgctcATTTTTTTGTGACTTTTTGTACTAGTTTTTCTTGCTTCTGTGTTACATATTTCTCtaatcctatggtggttattttgtaatagttttctagctgtataaggcctctaccaccttccatACGTTGTATATagataacctttctatgtcagatttggatggtgcatcctaaattctgtcattatttttcttgctttcctgTCTAGTTTGGATAGTTCGTTTAGAGTCCAATTaagaatatttatcattattattattacatgcataacttttacagcaggatgccctttctATCCTTATTTTAGA encodes the following:
- the LOC115219788 gene encoding coronin-2B isoform X14, with protein sequence MEGPAPASPSKRMKSTGWGLVTMAFRVRSSKYRHIFGSPYRKELCYENVHITRNAHDSNFCAVNPKFLAVVIEASGGGAFLVLPLEKTGRVDINAPKVTGHAGTVLDIKWNPFDDNVIASAADDNTVKVWRIPNTMHSNLTEWAVDLHGHQRKVTNIEWHPTASNIILSTGMDHKCILWNVEQAEPLNIINCHNDTVFSITWNREGSLFATTCKDRKIRVHDPRTAQVAIDGTGHQGVKASKSVFLGDTNRIFTTGFSRSSERQYAIWDVRNMTKSLKTEVVDFSSGILFPFYDHDSKVIFLAGKGDGNIRYYEIVSAAPYCHYLNQFQSSSPQRSLGIMPKRGCDAKRCEIVRFYKLHTAKDLVEPVSMIVPRKSDQFQDDIFPPTASCVPSLTADEWISGQNREPILVSLQDGQMTNCPPITSAKAVQKQDGALKQTPTITTFKAVNRPPLARSSTLPTAQVPPSVNTEINKEPASLKNIKRLSSNDEFVTLSSDPANNTCTIENHGEGDVSTAKESVNKTPEKVMRKSWAPSSNSSSADDVTSNGIVSSSPVDKQSNGQKLRKAYFQQVEEIKSLKEQMSMKDKRIRQLEEEICSIRQRVNSGESESNC
- the LOC115219788 gene encoding coronin-2B isoform X6; translated protein: MAFRVRSSKYRHIFGSPYRKELCYENVHITRNAHDSNFCAVNPKFLAVVIEASGGGAFLVLPLEKTGRVDINAPKVTGHAGTVLDIKWNPFDDNVIASAADDNTVKVWRIPNTMHSNLTEWAVDLHGHQRKVTNIEWHPTASNIILSTGMDHKCILWNVEQAEPLNIINCHNDTVFSITWNREGSLFATTCKDRKIRVHDPRTAQVAIDGTGHQGVKASKSVFLGDTNRIFTTGFSRSSERQYAIWDVRNMTKSLKTEVVDFSSGILFPFYDHDSKVIFLAGKGDGNIRYYEIVSAAPYCHYLNQFQSSSPQRSLGIMPKRGCDAKRCEIVRFYKLHTAKDLVEPVSMIVPRKSDQFQDDIFPPTASCVPSLTADEWISGQNREPILVSLQDGQMTNCPPITSAKAVQKQDGALKQTPTITTFKAVNRPPLARSSTLPTAQVPPSVNTEINKEPASLKNIKRLSSNDEFVTLSSDPANNTCTIENHGEGDVSTAKESVNKTPEKVMRKSWAPSSNSSSADDVTSNGIVSSSPVDNSLPFDQNLIEGSSQEIADLLQSCHSENLTEIVDAESKIDTKNGLEPENIHSTTAVFKSNVNLTFSSETKSVESDERRIHVKKVWSPTPISPSSLENGTNQLDAELRKAYFQQVEEIKSLKEQMSMKDKRIRQLEEEICSIRQRVNSGESESNC
- the LOC115219788 gene encoding coronin-2B isoform X10; the protein is MEGPAPASPSKRMKSTGWGLVTMAFRVRSSKYRHIFGSPYRKELCYENVHITRNAHDSNFCAVNPKFLAVVIEASGGGAFLVLPLEKTGRVDINAPKVTGHAGTVLDIKWNPFDDNVIASAADDNTVKVWRIPNTMHSNLTEWAVDLHGHQRKVTNIEWHPTASNIILSTGMDHKCILWNVEQAEPLNIINCHNDTVFSITWNREGSLFATTCKDRKIRVHDPRTAQVAIDGTGHQGVKASKSVFLGDTNRIFTTGFSRSSERQYAIWDVRNMTKSLKTEVVDFSSGILFPFYDHDSKVIFLAGKGDGNIRYYEIVSAAPYCHYLNQFQSSSPQRSLGIMPKRGCDAKRCEIVRFYKLHTAKDLVEPVSMIVPRKSDQFQDDIFPPTASCVPSLTADEWISGQNREPILVSLQDGQMTNCPPITSAKAVQKQDGALKQTPTITTFKAVNRPPLARSSTLPTAQVPPSVNTEINKEPASLKNIKRLSSNDEFVTLSSDPANNTCTIENHGEGDVSTAKESVNKTPEKVMRKSWAPSSNSSSADDVTSNGIVSSSPVDKQSNGQKRIHVKKVWSPTPISPSSLENGTNQLDAELRKAYFQQVEEIKSLKEQMSMKDKRIRQLEEEICSIRQRVNSGESESNC